Below is a genomic region from Streptomyces ferrugineus.
CGTACAGATCGAGCCCGACCCGGTCGATGGCGTACGCCTCCACCGTGCGCTCCGTGCCGTCGAACTGCGGGTTGGTGCCGACGGAGATCGCGGCCGGCATCGCCTCGCCCTGGGCGTGCAGCCAGCCGGCGTAGACGCCGTCGGCGGGGATGGCGGTGTGCGGCAGCGTCTCGACGTTGGCGGTCGGGAAGCCGAGCTCCCGACCGCGCTGCGCGCCCCGTACGACGACGCCCTCGACGCGGTGCGGGCGGCCCAGGATCTCGGCGGCGCCCCTGACGTCGCCCTCGGCGACCAGGCGCCGGGTCAGCGTGGAGGAGAACGGCTCGCCGCCGCCCGCCTCTCCGGTCACGTACAGGTCGACGACCTCGACCTCGAAGTCGTAGATCTTGCCCTGCTCGGCGAGGAACTCGACGTCGCCCGCGGCGCGGTGTCCGAAGCGGAAGTTCGGGCCCTCGACGACCGCCTTGGCGTGCAGCTTGTCGACCAGGACCTTGACCACGAACTCGGCCGGCGACAGCTTCGAGAACTCGGTGGTGAAGGGGAGGATCAGCACCGCGTCCACGCCCAGGTCGGCCATCAGGTCGGCGCGGCGGTGGTGCGGGGCGAGCAGGGGCGGATGGCTGCCGGGGCGGACGACCTCGCTGGGGTGCGGGTCGAAGGTGACGACGACCGCGGGGACGCCCAGCTCCCGGGCCCGGTCCACGGCGTGCCGGATGATCAGCTGGTGTCCGCGGTGCACTCCGTCGTAGGAGCCGATGGTGACGACGCTGCGCCCCCAGTCCTGGGGGATGTCCTCCAAGCCACGCCAGCGCTGCACTGTGCCTGCTCCTTGTCGCAAACTCGTCGAGTCGAATCGAACCCGCGTCCGTCTGTCCGTGTGTGCCTCAGACGCCCTTAACGCTCATACGCAAGGTCTAAGGGTGCCATGCCGGGCGCCCCCGTCCCGCATCGGCATCGGCGCTGTGACCGGGTGCACGTACCAAAGCGCTGCTCAGGCGGGAACTCGTACGCCGGCCAGGTTCTCGATCATCCGGCGGGTGCTCGGGCCCACCACGGCCGACCACTCCTGCGGGGTGTCGGTGAGCCAGCCGGCGACCCGTGCGGCGAAGCCGGGGACGTGGCGGCCCAGGTCGACCAGGCCGCGGTCGAAGCGGGCCGCGCCGTCCGGGGTGCGCACGAGCAGCAGCCCGGTGTGGTGGACGAGGCCGCGCAGGTCGTCGTCCGCCCGGTCGCCGCCTTCCCGCACGGTGGCGTGCAGGAAGGCGTCCAGGACGGCGGGGGCGTGTTCGTGGGCGAGCAGGAACTCGCGGAGTTCGCGGCGCAGGGGGCGGGAGGCGGGCGTTCCGGGCGTGGCGAGTACGGCGGCGAGGGCGGCCCGCACATGGTCCGTGCCGCCGTCCAGCAGGCCGGTGACCAGCGGGAGGAGTACGGCTCGGGCGCTCGGTCCCTGGTCGAGGCGCCGGTCGACGTAGGCGGCCAGGTCGGCCGCGGTCTCCGGTTGGCGCCGCGCCGCCTCCTGGACGAGGGCGGCGACGCGGCGGGCGAGCGCGGGCGTGGTGACGTCGGCGAGGGTGCGCAGCGCGTCCGAGGCGCCGGGTCGGCTCAGCCGGGCGCGGAAGGCCTCGAGGACCGGTTCGGTGTGGGTGGCCAGGGCGGCGACCAGGGCACTGGCCGGGAGCTGCGGGTCGGCGGCCGCGAAGTGGGCCAGCGCCTGCGGGAGATGGAGGGCCCGCGTGCGGGGATCGCGTACGAGGAGGGCGAGCGCGCCGCCGTGCAGGGTGCGGTCGTCCGGGCGGGCGAGCAGGGCGAGGGCGGCGTAGCGCAGCAGCTCGCGGTCGGCCTCGGTACGGACGTGCGCCGCGACGCGCAGCCCGTAGGCCATCGCGGCGACGCGTCGCCCGGGCCGTTCGTCGTGCGCCCAGCGGTCGACGGCCCGGCAGATGGCGGACGTCTCCTCCTCGGCCAGCACGGCGAGGAGTTCGTCGGCCTTGCGGTGCGCGCTGTCGACGAGCGTCTCGGTGAGGTCGTCGAGGGCGCGGTGGCGATGCGTGTGCAGCAGGGCCTGGGCGGCGCGGGCGACGGTCGCGTGCGGGGTGGCGGGCAGCGGGCGGTCGTCGTCGAACCAGCGGGTGAGGTGGCGTTGTACGGCGGTGGGGTCGTCGGCGAGGAGGCGGGCGACGGCGTCCAGGTACCGGGGGTGGGCGGGTTCGTCGGCGTCGGTCGGCGGGCCGTCGGCCAGGACGAGGCGGCGGAGCAGGTCGAGGCGCTCGGCGTCCGGCAGCGGCAGCGTGGTCCAGAAGCCGGGGCCGAACTCGGGGGGCACGGAGCGCCGGTGCCGGCGCCAGGCCACGATCCGGTCGGTGAGGACGTGCAGCACGTCCTGGTACGGCGTCGCGTCGGGGACCCGCAGCAGGGTCTCGGCGAGCAGCCGGCCGGCCCACCAGGAGTGCCGGTCGGCGTCCAGCGCGTGGACCAACTCCTCCAGCCGACGGGTGAGTTGGCAGGTGCCGTGGTGCCGTGGGAGGAGCAGGAGCGCCTGGACGACGGGGCCGATGCGGTGGTGCGGCACGGGCAGGGGGTGCGCGGCGTCGGGGTGGGTGCGGCGGCGGTGGACCAGGGCGTGCAGGGCCTCGTCGAGGTCTAGGTGCATGCCCTGGATCCAGTCGGCGAGCTCCTCGTGGGCGAAGCGGTAGCCGTTGCCGGCGGGGACGAGGAGGCCCTCGGTGAGGACGGCGGACGCCCAGCCGGTGCCGCCGCCGAGCGTCGCGGGCGCGGGGCCCCAGGGGAACACGGCCTCGAAGGACGCGCGGTCCAGCTCGCCCTGGCCCGGTCCGAGGCTGCGGCGGGCGGCTTCGTGGACCTGGCCGGAGACCTTGGCGGCGAGACGGCGTACGGCGGTGCCGCGCAGGCCGTTCTCGGCGGCGAGGCGGACGGCGATGCGCAGGCACATCAGGTCGAGGTGGGCGGAGAGGACGTCGTCGCGGTCGACCCGGCCGGGGGCCGGCGTGGCGGGGAGGGCGGCGCGCACCTCGGAGAGGAGGCGGAGGGTGAGCGGATGCCGGGCGTCGGGGTCGGCGAGGGCGCCTTCCGGGATGCCGTAGCGGGCGCGGGCCTGGTGGGCCTCGTCGGGGGTGAGGTCGTCGAGCGGTACGCAGGGCGGCAGCCGCCGGAACTCGCCACCGTCGGCCTGGACGGCCTCGTCCTCGAACTCCCCCAGACCGGCCGGGGCGCTGTACAGCACGTCCTCCGGAAACTCCGCCCCCGCCCCCTCCCAGTACTCCGCGCGGCACGCCACCACCAACCGCGCCCCCGTCTCCCGCAGCCACTGCGCCGTGCCGTCCGTCCACTCGGTGAGTCGGTGGGCCAGTACGGGAGGCATCTCCTCGGGGCCGTCCAGGAGGAGCAGGAGGGGGCGGCCGGTGCGGTGGGCGAGGTGGGCCAGTCGCTCGGGGGTCGTGTCGCCCAGGGTGGTGAGGCCGGACGAGGCCGCCACGATCCGGGCGGCCCTCGCCAGCGCACGGCGCGCCGCGTCCGCGACCGAGGCGTCGCCGTCCTTCAGGTCGGCGCCGCGCAGCCACAGCGTGGGGGCCGGCGTCGGGCCGCGGTTGCGGCGGGCGGCGAGGGCCGCGAGTTCCGTCGTACGGCCGCTGCCCGGTGGCCCGACGAGGGCGAGCACCGAGGCCCCGCTGTCGGTGAAGCTGTCGAACTCCCTTGCCGTGGCGGCCCGTTCGACCGGAGCCACGGCCCCCGTCCCCGCATCCCCCGCCAGCGCCCCCGGCGGACCGTCCTGCCCCACCGAGGTGGCCGTCAGCTCCAGGACGCCCGCCGGGTTCAGGTCGGCGCCGTACGCGGGCACCGTGGCCGCGTTCTCGGCGAGCAGCTCGGCCAGCGGCCCGTCCGTCAGCGGTAGGGGGTGCGTTGACTCTCGATGGGGGTCTTCGCCCCGCTCGGGCGAAGCCGAGAGTGGGGGCGGAGCTACTTGGGCCTCTGGCCGGTGCGGCGAGGGTGCCTGCTGAGCGCTACGGGTGCGGTGCGGGACTTTCAACGCACCCCCCAGCGGCACGGCGAACGCGGCGTCGCGTCGGCCGGACTGCAGTGCGGTGCCCAGGACGCCGACGACGGTGCCGGTCCCGGCGTCGAGCACGGGTCCCCCGGCGGCCCCTCCGCCGAGCCGCAGCGCGTCCCGGCCGGTCGTACCGACGGCCAGCTCCAGGGCGTCGTCGAGCACGTGGACGCGGTCGGTCGCCGTGTACGGCACGGACGCCGGGCCGAGCACCCGCGCCTCCCGCCAGCCACCGGCGGGGATCCGCACATACGCACCGGTCTCGATCCGCTCCCGCACGGTCACCGGCAAGGGGTCCACGCCCAGTCCCTCGGTGCGTACGAGGGCCAGGTCCAGCCCGGGCAAGGGGGTCACCGCACTCGCCGGCACCACACAGCTCCGGTCGCCCGCCGCCGCGAGCAGGACCAGTTGGGGCAGTCCGTCGACGACCTCGTGGCAGGTGACGACGGTGCCGTGGTGATCGGCGACGAAGCCGAGGCCGCGGGGGCGACCGGCCGGATCGTGGATGCGGACCAGGGCCGCGTCGTGTGGCTCCGAGCGGCGTGCGTCCTGTGGGCCGGGGTCCGTCCCGGGCCGGTCACCGTCGTACCGCGTCCCCTCCGGCGTCCGTCGGACGCCGCCCGCCCGCGGGCCCCGTCCCGCCATTGTCGAACCTCCCCGCCATGCGCCCGTACGCCCATTCGCCCGTGCCCTTTGTCCGACGGTAGGCGTGATGTGATCAGCGGGACAGATCGCTTGGCGAACGCGCCCCCTTCCGCTCCCTCGGTTCACTCCGAGCGCCTGCCCGGACGGGTGAACAGGCGGGGGTCGTTGGATACACCCTAGAGGTGGGGGAACCGAGGGGGGACCGTGGAGCGGCGGGCACAAGGACGACCCCGTGACCGCCGCTCCACGGGCAGGCCCCCGGAAGAAGCCGGCCTCAGCCGAACACGGCCAGGCTCTTGGCCTTGCCCTTGTGCTGCTCCACGAGCGCCAGGAAGCGGCCCTCGGGGTCGAAGACGGCGACGGGACCGGATCCGGCGTACTCGTCGGGCATGTCGAGCCGCACCCCGTTGGTGAGCAACCGGGCCCGCCGGGCGTCGATGTCCCAGCGCGGGAACGCGGCCGCGGCGGCCTCGGCGATCGGCATCACCGTCAGCTCCTGCTGGAGCTGGTCCAGCGTCTTCGCCGAGTCCAGCTTGTACGGCCCGACGCGGGTGCGGCGCAGCGCCGTGAGGTGGCCGCCGACGCCGAGGTCGGCACCGAGGTCACGGGCGAGGGCGCGGATGTAGGTGCCGGAGGAGCAGACCACCGACACCACCAGGTCCAGCACCGCGGTGCCGTCGTCGGCGACGGCCTCCCGGACGTCGTAGACGGTGAAGGAGGAGACGGTGACGGGCCGGGCCGGGATCTCGAACTCCTCGCCCTCCCGCGCCCGCTTGTAGGAGCGCACCCCGTCGATCTTGATGGCGCTGACCTTGGACGGCACCTGCATGATGTCGCCGCTCAGCTTGGCGATCCCGGCGTCGACGGCTTCGCGGGTGACCTTCGAGGCGTCGGTGGACCCCGTGATCTCGCCCTCGGCGTCGTCGGTGATCGTGGTCTGGCCCAGGCGGATGGTGCCCAGGTACTCCTTCTCGGTCAGGGCCAGATGACCGAGGAGCTTGGTCGCCTTCTCGACGCCGAGGACGAGGACGCCCGTCGCCATGGGGTCGAGGGTTCCGGCGTGCCCGACGCGGCGGGTGCGGGCGATGCCGCGCATCTTGGCGACCACGTCGTGCGAAGTGAAGCCCGACGGCTTGTCGACGATGACAAGGCCGTCGGGCGTGGTGTGCTTCTGCGTCATTCCGCGGTGTCGCCGTCCGTCTCGTCCTCGGAGCCCGGCTTGCGGTACGGGTCCGCCTCACCGGCGTACTTCGCGCCCGCGGACACCTCGCGCACCTTCTCGTCGGACTGGCGCGCCTTGTCGAGGAGGTCCTCGATGGTGCGCGCCGTGTCGGGCAGGGCGTCGGCGACGAAGGTGAGGGTCGGCGTGAACTTCACGCCCGCGGCCGCACCGACGGCGGAGCGGAGCACGCCCTTGGCGCTCTCCAGTCCGGCCGCCGCGGCCGCGCGCTCCTCGTCGTCGCCGTACACCGTGTAGAAGACGGTCGCCTCCCGGAGGTCACCCGTGACGCGGGTGTCCGTGATGGTGACGTGCGAGCCGAGCCGCGGGTCCTTGATCCCGCGCTGCAGCTTCTGGGCCACCACCTCTCGGATGAGGTCCGCCAGCCTTTTCGCCCGCGCGTTGTCGGCCACTGGTCCGTCTCCCGTTCTTTCTTCTTCTCGTTCTTGGCTGTGGGTCGTCAGTCGTCGTGGTCACCGTGGAAACGCCGCCGCACCGACAGCAGTTCCACTTCGGGACGCCCGGCGACCAGCCGTTCGCACCGGTCCAGTACGTCGGTGAGGTGCCCGGCGTCGCCGGACACCACGGCGAGCCCGATCTCGGCCCGCCGGTAGAGGTCCATGTGGTCCACCTCGGCCGCGCTCACCGCGTACTTGCGCTGGAGCTCGGCGACGATCGGGCGGACGACGGAGCGCTTCTCCTTCAGCGACCGTACGTCGCCGAGGAGGAGGTCGAAGGACAGCGTCCCCACATACATGTGTGTAACCGGTTCACCCGCCGGTACGGGATCGATGGCCCCGCCGGTCTGCGTGGGCGGGACATCAGAACCGTACAACGAAGGGGGCGGGACGATCGACGGATATTACGCTCCGTAGACCTTCACGCGCCTGCCTCGAATACCGGTGGGCAAACGGCGTGCCGGCCGACGGGACCGAAGCCCCATCGGCCGGCACGAACCGTCGGCTGCTTATGCCCGCGGCTTCTCGCGCATCTCGTACGTCGCGATGACGTCGTCGACCTTGATGTCGTTGAAGTTGCCGAGGTTGATACCGCCCTCGAACCCTTCGCGGATCTCGGTGACGTCGTCCTTGAAGCGACGCAGACCCTCGATGTTGAGGTTCTCCGCGACCACCTTGCCGTCGCGGATGAGGCGCGCCTTGGTGTTGCGCTTGACCTCGCCGGAGCGGATGAGAACACCCGCGATGTTGCCCAGCTTGGACGACTTGAAGACCTCGCGGATCTCCGCCGTACCGAGCTCGACCTCTTCGTACTCCGGCTTGAGCATGCCCTTGAGGGCCGCCTCGATCTCCTCGATCGCCTGGTAGATGACCGAGTAGTACCGGACGTCCACGCCCTCGCGCTCCGCCATCTGCTGCGCACGGCCGGCTGCCCGGACGTTGAAGCCGATGACGATGGCGTCGGAACCCATGGCCAGGTCGATGTCGGACTCCGTGACCGCACCGACGCCGCGGTGCAGGACGCGGATGTCGACCTCTTCGCCGACGTCCAGCTGGAGCAGCGAGGACTCCAGGGCCTCGACGGAACCAGAAGCGTCGCCCTTGATGATCAGGTTCAGCTGCTGGACCTCGCCGGCCTTCAGCACCTTGTCCAGGTCCTCCAGCGACACACGGCGCGTGCGCTTGGCGAAGGCCGCGTTGCGCTCGCGAGCGGCGCGCTTCTCCGCGATCTGGCGGGCCGTACGGTCCTCCTCGACCACGAGGAAGTTGTCGCCCGCACCCGGGACGTTGGTCAGGCCCAGGACCTGAACCGGCGTCGACGGGCCGGCCTCGCTGACGTTGTTGCCGTTGTCGTCGTGCATGGCGCGCACACGGCCGTAGGCGTCGCCCACGACCATCGTGTCGCCGACCCGCAGCGTGCCTCGCTGGACGAGGACCGTCGACACGGCACCGCGGCCGCGGTCGAGGCGGGACTCGATCGAGATGCCCTGCGCGTCCTGGTTCGGGTTGGCCCGCAGGTCGAGCGAGGCGTCGGCGGTGAGGATCACGGCCTCCAGCAGGGAGTCGATGTGCAGACCCTGCTTGGCGGAGATGTCGACGAACATCGTCTCGCCGCCGTACTCCTCGGCCACCAGCCCGTACTCGGTGAGCTGACCGCGCAC
It encodes:
- a CDS encoding bifunctional riboflavin kinase/FAD synthetase yields the protein MQRWRGLEDIPQDWGRSVVTIGSYDGVHRGHQLIIRHAVDRARELGVPAVVVTFDPHPSEVVRPGSHPPLLAPHHRRADLMADLGVDAVLILPFTTEFSKLSPAEFVVKVLVDKLHAKAVVEGPNFRFGHRAAGDVEFLAEQGKIYDFEVEVVDLYVTGEAGGGEPFSSTLTRRLVAEGDVRGAAEILGRPHRVEGVVVRGAQRGRELGFPTANVETLPHTAIPADGVYAGWLHAQGEAMPAAISVGTNPQFDGTERTVEAYAIDRVGLDLYGLHVAVDFLAYVRGQEKFESLDALLEEMARDVRRCRELIEDAG
- a CDS encoding trypsin-like peptidase domain-containing protein, with product MAGRGPRAGGVRRTPEGTRYDGDRPGTDPGPQDARRSEPHDAALVRIHDPAGRPRGLGFVADHHGTVVTCHEVVDGLPQLVLLAAAGDRSCVVPASAVTPLPGLDLALVRTEGLGVDPLPVTVRERIETGAYVRIPAGGWREARVLGPASVPYTATDRVHVLDDALELAVGTTGRDALRLGGGAAGGPVLDAGTGTVVGVLGTALQSGRRDAAFAVPLGGALKVPHRTRSAQQAPSPHRPEAQVAPPPLSASPERGEDPHRESTHPLPLTDGPLAELLAENAATVPAYGADLNPAGVLELTATSVGQDGPPGALAGDAGTGAVAPVERAATAREFDSFTDSGASVLALVGPPGSGRTTELAALAARRNRGPTPAPTLWLRGADLKDGDASVADAARRALARAARIVAASSGLTTLGDTTPERLAHLAHRTGRPLLLLLDGPEEMPPVLAHRLTEWTDGTAQWLRETGARLVVACRAEYWEGAGAEFPEDVLYSAPAGLGEFEDEAVQADGGEFRRLPPCVPLDDLTPDEAHQARARYGIPEGALADPDARHPLTLRLLSEVRAALPATPAPGRVDRDDVLSAHLDLMCLRIAVRLAAENGLRGTAVRRLAAKVSGQVHEAARRSLGPGQGELDRASFEAVFPWGPAPATLGGGTGWASAVLTEGLLVPAGNGYRFAHEELADWIQGMHLDLDEALHALVHRRRTHPDAAHPLPVPHHRIGPVVQALLLLPRHHGTCQLTRRLEELVHALDADRHSWWAGRLLAETLLRVPDATPYQDVLHVLTDRIVAWRRHRRSVPPEFGPGFWTTLPLPDAERLDLLRRLVLADGPPTDADEPAHPRYLDAVARLLADDPTAVQRHLTRWFDDDRPLPATPHATVARAAQALLHTHRHRALDDLTETLVDSAHRKADELLAVLAEEETSAICRAVDRWAHDERPGRRVAAMAYGLRVAAHVRTEADRELLRYAALALLARPDDRTLHGGALALLVRDPRTRALHLPQALAHFAAADPQLPASALVAALATHTEPVLEAFRARLSRPGASDALRTLADVTTPALARRVAALVQEAARRQPETAADLAAYVDRRLDQGPSARAVLLPLVTGLLDGGTDHVRAALAAVLATPGTPASRPLRRELREFLLAHEHAPAVLDAFLHATVREGGDRADDDLRGLVHHTGLLLVRTPDGAARFDRGLVDLGRHVPGFAARVAGWLTDTPQEWSAVVGPSTRRMIENLAGVRVPA
- the truB gene encoding tRNA pseudouridine(55) synthase TruB, coding for MTQKHTTPDGLVIVDKPSGFTSHDVVAKMRGIARTRRVGHAGTLDPMATGVLVLGVEKATKLLGHLALTEKEYLGTIRLGQTTITDDAEGEITGSTDASKVTREAVDAGIAKLSGDIMQVPSKVSAIKIDGVRSYKRAREGEEFEIPARPVTVSSFTVYDVREAVADDGTAVLDLVVSVVCSSGTYIRALARDLGADLGVGGHLTALRRTRVGPYKLDSAKTLDQLQQELTVMPIAEAAAAAFPRWDIDARRARLLTNGVRLDMPDEYAGSGPVAVFDPEGRFLALVEQHKGKAKSLAVFG
- the rbfA gene encoding 30S ribosome-binding factor RbfA — its product is MADNARAKRLADLIREVVAQKLQRGIKDPRLGSHVTITDTRVTGDLREATVFYTVYGDDEERAAAAAGLESAKGVLRSAVGAAAGVKFTPTLTFVADALPDTARTIEDLLDKARQSDEKVREVSAGAKYAGEADPYRKPGSEDETDGDTAE
- a CDS encoding DUF503 domain-containing protein; amino-acid sequence: MYVGTLSFDLLLGDVRSLKEKRSVVRPIVAELQRKYAVSAAEVDHMDLYRRAEIGLAVVSGDAGHLTDVLDRCERLVAGRPEVELLSVRRRFHGDHDD